The Liquorilactobacillus nagelii DSM 13675 DNA window GTTAGTGCCGCACCCATTAATAATAACGCAAAAGATTTTTTCAATTTCAAAAAAAACACTCCCTTAATTTTTTAATGGCAATAAATATTTATCTGGAAAACTTAATAAGACTTTTTCCCCAAAGCCTCGCTGAAACTTGCTAACTTCATCAACCCTAAACACCCCCAAATCGGTTTTTATTTGATAACGATAATCTCTTCCCAAGTATTCTGCAGATATTATCTTTCCTGGTAATTCGTTCTGGTTACCAGTCTGATCATCAGCGATTAAGCTGATATTTTCTGGACGAATTGTCAAAAAGTTGGTTTCAGTGCTTTTCTCAGATGTTGTAAATTCAAAGTTCTTTGTTTTGAAGCGATTATTTGCCAATTTTTCGTCAACTTCAATAAAATTCTCATAACCAATAAATTGGGCTACATACTTAGTCGCTGGTTGATGATAAATCTTTTGCGGTGTATCAAATTGTTCAACCCTGCCATTTTTCATTACCAACACCTTATCAGAGATTGCAAAGCATTCTTCTTGGTCATGTGTAACAAACAAAACAGTTATTTTAAACTTTTGCTGCAGATTTCGAATTTCTTCGCGCATTTGAATTCTTAATTTTGCATCAAGATTACTTAATGGCTCATCCATTAATAAAATACGTGGTTGAATCACTAATCCGCGAGCTAATGATACTCGTTGCTGCTGACCACCAGATAGTTCAGCGGGATATCTATCTGCCAAGTCGTTCAGTCCAGTAGTTTTCAAAATTTCAGTAACTCTTTTCTTGGCTTCTGAACTGGTGGTCTTTCTCATTTTCAAACCGAATGCTACGTTATCAAAAACGGTCATATGTGGAAATAAAGCGTAACTCTGAAAAACCATCCCAAAAGAACGCTTGTAAACCGGAACCTTGTTGATATCTTCTCCATCAACAAGTATCTTTCCGCCAGTTTGTTCCAAAAGGCCCGCGATAATTCGCAACGTGGTTGTTTTGCCACAGCCACTTGGGCCAAGAATTGAAACGAATTCTCCATCAGCCACATCAAAAGAAACATTTTCTAAAATATTAGTTTTACCATCATATGACTTTGCTAAATTTTCTACTTTTAAAT harbors:
- a CDS encoding ABC transporter ATP-binding protein, coding for MANLKVENLAKSYDGKTNILENVSFDVADGEFVSILGPSGCGKTTTLRIIAGLLEQTGGKILVDGEDINKVPVYKRSFGMVFQSYALFPHMTVFDNVAFGLKMRKTTSSEAKKRVTEILKTTGLNDLADRYPAELSGGQQQRVSLARGLVIQPRILLMDEPLSNLDAKLRIQMREEIRNLQQKFKITVLFVTHDQEECFAISDKVLVMKNGRVEQFDTPQKIYHQPATKYVAQFIGYENFIEVDEKLANNRFKTKNFEFTTSEKSTETNFLTIRPENISLIADDQTGNQNELPGKIISAEYLGRDYRYQIKTDLGVFRVDEVSKFQRGFGEKVLLSFPDKYLLPLKN